GCGAGGTATTCGTATATAAGATGCCAGCGATCAAAATCGAGGACCTCGCGAAAGCAATGATCGAAACGCTGGCGCCGCAATTCGGCCATGATGCGGCAGAAATCGGGATCGAAGTAATCGGCCGCCGCCCTGGAGAGACGTTTCACGAGGAGATCATGACGAATCGTGAGGCACGAAGAGCGTACGAAAACGAGACACTGTACGCTATCGCGCCAGAGATGACTGAGTTTCAGGCCGTTGATGGCGTTGCGGAGTTCAAAGAAACCTCCGAGATCGTACTGTCATCAGAACACGCTCCGAAACTCTCGAAAAACGAAATAGTGACGCTGTTAGAGGAAAATGACGTTCTTGGCATGACCAGTGAGACGGCAAGCACTTCGGGGCGTAGCGCTGGCGCGTCATCGGAAGAGCAAAGACTCAGCTTTGACGAATCGAGCACGCTTTAGATTAGAATGACCAAGGAAATCGTCGTTACTGGTGCAGCAGGGTTTATCGGTCGATGGGTCACCAACGAATTACTTGCCCGCGGGCACCGCGTATATGGACTAGATGACTTCTCGAACGGCTCGTATCGCAACATCAAGGAACTCAATGAGTCAGAGCGATTTACGATCGCTGAAGGTGATATCTGCGATGAGGACGCTGTCGATGAACTCTTTAACGAAGGTGTCGACGCCTGTATTCACCTCGCTGCGGAGATCGACGTTCAGGAGAGCCTCGAGGACCCGCAATCTCACTTCGACTCGAACGTCGTCGGCACGCAAAACGTCTTGGAGGCTTGCCGTCGGACGGATACGCGCCTCGGACTCGTCGGCACGTGTATGGTCTACGACATGGCTGGTTCCGAGGAGGGCATCAGCGAAGAACATCCCGTTAAACCTGCATCACCCTACGCCGGTTCGAAGCTCGCGGCAGAGAACCTCGCGGAGAGCTACTACCACGGCTACGACCTCCCCGTTGTTATCCTCCGACCGTTCAACACGTACGGCCCCTTCCAGAAGACCGGAATGGCCGGCGGTGTCGTCTCAATTTTCACGAACCGCGATAACCAGGGCGAACCGCTGAAGATTTTCGGCGACGGAACCCAGAGCCGGGACCTCCTGTACGCGACAGACTGTGCACGATTCATCGTCGAAGGTACGTTCTGTGACGAAGCAGTTGGCGAGGTCTTGAACGCCGGGACCGGATCAGACATCTCGATCAACGAGCTAGCCGAACTAATTTCGACCGACGGAACGGAAATCACACACGTCGAACACCACCACCCACAGAGCGAGGTGCAGACGCTCCGCTGTGATCCGAGTAAGGCCGAAGCCATGCTCGACTGGGAGCCAGAAGTGAGCCTCGAAGAAGGCGTCGACCGGCTTCGAACGTGGCTACGGGAAGAGGGTGCTGAACAGGCGTAGTATGACGGACCGAACGCCAGCACTGTACGGCGGTAAGCCAGTTCGTGAATCAGTCCTCGGCTACGGCAGCCAGAGCATAACCGATCACGAGAAACAGGCCGTTCTCGAGGCACTCGAGGGAGATTACATCACTCGCGGTCCCACTGTCGAGGAATTCGAAACTCGCGTTGCGGATTTCGTCGGTGTCGACCACGCGATTGCGACGACCTCTGGAACGACGGCGTTGCACCTCGCTGGCGACGCTGCCGGGTTCTCGGCTGGCGACGAGGTGATCACTACGCCACTGACGTTCGCATCGACGGCGCACGCAGCGACGTACAACGATGCGACGCCAGTGTTCGCAGATATTGATCCGTATCGCCGAACGCTTGATCCGGAGGCGGTCCGCGAGCAGGTAACTGACGATACTGTGGGACTCGTTCCGATGCACTACGCTGGCCACCCTGCTGATATCGATGGGCTGCTCGAGGTTGCCGACGAGCACGACTTGACGGTCATCTGGGACGCCTGTCACGCCTTCGGTGGAACCTGGCGTGGCGAAGGAATCGGTGCCCAACGCGACATGGCCGTGTTTAGCTTCCATCCAGTGAAGAACGTCACGACCGGAGAGGGTGGCATGGTCGTAACCGATGATGACAACCTGGCTCGTCGACTTCGCCGACTTCGGTCGTTCGACATGAATTACGACCCGGCTGGGCACGAAGACGAGCCCTGGTACCAGGTGACCGAGAGCGTTGGCTACAACTACAACGTCACTGATCTGCAGGCTGCACTTGGATTGGCGCAGTTGGATCGACTCAGCGAGTTCAAAG
This region of Natronosalvus halobius genomic DNA includes:
- a CDS encoding dTDP-glucose 4,6-dehydratase; the encoded protein is MTKEIVVTGAAGFIGRWVTNELLARGHRVYGLDDFSNGSYRNIKELNESERFTIAEGDICDEDAVDELFNEGVDACIHLAAEIDVQESLEDPQSHFDSNVVGTQNVLEACRRTDTRLGLVGTCMVYDMAGSEEGISEEHPVKPASPYAGSKLAAENLAESYYHGYDLPVVILRPFNTYGPFQKTGMAGGVVSIFTNRDNQGEPLKIFGDGTQSRDLLYATDCARFIVEGTFCDEAVGEVLNAGTGSDISINELAELISTDGTEITHVEHHHPQSEVQTLRCDPSKAEAMLDWEPEVSLEEGVDRLRTWLREEGAEQA
- a CDS encoding DegT/DnrJ/EryC1/StrS family aminotransferase, whose translation is MTDRTPALYGGKPVRESVLGYGSQSITDHEKQAVLEALEGDYITRGPTVEEFETRVADFVGVDHAIATTSGTTALHLAGDAAGFSAGDEVITTPLTFASTAHAATYNDATPVFADIDPYRRTLDPEAVREQVTDDTVGLVPMHYAGHPADIDGLLEVADEHDLTVIWDACHAFGGTWRGEGIGAQRDMAVFSFHPVKNVTTGEGGMVVTDDDNLARRLRRLRSFDMNYDPAGHEDEPWYQVTESVGYNYNVTDLQAALGLAQLDRLSEFKERRDEIIDRYNEAFSGIEGIRTPPVPEESGPMCHLYAVEIGEDFGCDRQEFVQAMHAENIGVQVHYVPLHYHPYFQTEFGYSRGEFPKTEQVYDGLVSLPLHAEMNGGDVGDVITAVTALRSHHRE